One Phaseolus vulgaris cultivar G19833 chromosome 11, P. vulgaris v2.0, whole genome shotgun sequence genomic window carries:
- the LOC137823721 gene encoding putative disease resistance RPP13-like protein 1 isoform X1, giving the protein MAAEMVTGALLSTFIERTIDTLASRFVDIFRARKHKKKQLSDLKMKLLAIDAVAFDAEQKQFTDPRVRDWLLRAKDVVFDAEDLLEEIDYELSKSRQVEAESQSATNKVWNSLKSSFVTFFENEIESKMEQVIEDLEDLATQSEFLGLKKTSGVGVGSGSSSKLTYTSLPNESVIYGRDDDKEFVLNWLTSDTHSNLSILSVLGMGGLGKTSLAQHVFNDPRIEGKFDIKAWVSVLQEFDVLNVSRAILDTITGSTDHSIQQEVVQRRLKEKLTGKKFLLVLDDNWNENQSKWEQVQKALRFGAQGSRILVTTRSEKVAVAMRSEEHHLKVLKEDYCRALFAKHAFQSGSPQPDPEFMEIGKKIVEKCNGLPLALKTMGSLLHNKSSFWEWENIMKSEIWDFSENESNVLPALRLSYHHLPSHLKKCFAFCAVFPKGYEFDKECLIQLWLAENFLESPLQKRSPKEVGEHYFNDLLSWSFFQESGKEGAKHFIMHDLLNDLAKFVCEDICIRLGVDEPKGIPKTSRHFSFPTTRVKYFDGFGSLIDTQKLHTFMPTDRGMYSFFWFWYCKMSIDDLFSKFKFIRVFSLSHCRNLTEVPKSIGNLKHLRSLDLSSTDIEKLPDSISLLYKLQILKLNYCPRLKELPSYLQQLDNLRCLEFMKTGVKIVPAYLGKRKNLQVSMSSFYVEKNKEFSIQQLGELNLHGSLTIHELQNIENPSYALEADLKNKPDLVELQLEWNIMGSSSVDSTKVGDVIENLRPSNYLKKLTVRKYVGKQLPNWLLDNSLLNLVSLALMKCTCCQHFPPLGLLPFLKKLEISGFDEIVRIDGDFHGNNSCSFKSLETLEFSNMSQWEKWECQALTGAFPCLRQLSIRNCPKLKGQLPDVPLERLQIEDCQQLEGCAPRAIYLKLHDCGKLLLELATMRWLTIGWHIMEASFREIVGSSNTFDQLRIYSIVESITDDCVSLCIFPLDFFQTLTTLQLNGICNLQMISQSLIHNHLKHLEISRCHKLESLPANMHMLLPSLRYLSIEDCPRLESFPDRGLPSNLEEMKINNCSRLVGSPKGAIVHSSSLERLSIEEVDAKCFPVEGLLPLSLTSLTISHCTNLEKLDYKGLHQLSSLQSLRLLVCRNLQRLPKEGLPKSISYLEIYKCPLLKQRCEEGGQDWEKIAHIQRLDI; this is encoded by the coding sequence ATGGCAGCAGAAATGGTTACTGGTGCTCTTCTTTCTACTTTCATCGAGAGGACTATTGACACTTTGGCTTCCCGTTTTGTCGACATATTTCGTGCAAGAAAACACAAAAAGAAGCAACTCAGCGACTTGAAGATGAAACTCCTAGCCATTGATGCTGTGGCTTTTGATGCAGAGCAAAAGCAGTTCACAGATCCACGTGTGAGAGATTGGCTTCTCAGGGCCAAAGATGTTGTGTTTGATGCAGAAGATCTCTTGGAAGAAATTGATTATGAACTCTCCAAAAGCCGGCAAGTGGAAGCTGAGTCTCAGAGTGCTACTAACAAGGTGTGGAATTCCCTCAAATCTTCTTTTGTCACTTTCtttgaaaatgaaattgaatCCAAGATGGAACAAGTCATTGAGGACCTAGAAGATCTTGCAACCCAAAGCGAATTTCTAGGTTTGAAAAAGACTAGTGGTGTTGGGGTTGGATCAGGATCGAGTAGTAAATTAACATATACATCCTTGCCAAATGAAAGTGTTATTTATGGCAGAGATGATGACAAAGAATTTGTCCTTAACTGGCTCACATCTGACACTCACAGCAACCTTTCTATACTTTCTGTTCTGGGCATGGGTGGATTGGGTAAGACCTCACTTGCTCAACATGTATTCAATGACCCAAGGATTGAAGGTAAATTTGATATTAAAGCTTGGGTCAGTGTTTTACAAGAATTTGATGTTCTCAATGTATCAAGAGCAATTCTTGACACAATTACAGGTTCAACTGATCATAGTATACAGCAGGAAGTGGTTCAGAGAAgactgaaagaaaaattgacggGGAAGAAATTTCTTCTGGTTTTGGATGACAATTGGAACGAAAACCAATCTAAATGGGAACAAGTGCAGAAAGCTCTTCGTTTTGGGGCCCAAGGAAGTAGGATTCTTGTCACTACACGAAGTGAGAAGGTTGCTGTTGCCATGCGGTCAGAAGAACACCATTTGAAGGTATTAAAAGAAGATTATTGTCGGGCCCTGTTCGCAAAACATGCATTCCAAAGTGGTAGTCCTCAACCGGATCCAGAGTTCATGGAGATTGGTAAGAAGATAGTTGAAAAATGTAATGGGCTTCCTTTAGCCTTGAAAACAATGGGAAGTCTATTACACAATAAATCATCCTTTTGGGAATGGGAAAACATTATGAAAAGTGAGATATGGGATTTTTCAGAAAATGAAAGTAATGTTCTCCCTGCTTTAAGACTGAGTTATCACCACCTTCCTTCTCATCTGAAAAAATGCTTTGCTTTTTGTGCGGTGTTTCCCAAAGGTTATGAGTTTGACAAGGAGTGTTTAATTCAACTGTGGTTGGCTGAAAATTTTCTAGAAAGCCCTCTACAGAAAAGGAGTCCTAAAGAGGTTGGAGAACACTATTTCAATGATCTGTTATCTTGGTCCTTCTTTCAAGAATCCGGAAAAGAAGGGGCAAAGCATTTTATCATGCATGACCTTCTAAATGATTTGGCAAAATTCGTTTGTGAGGACATCTGCATCAGGTTAGGAGTTGATGAACCAAAAGGTATACCCAAGACTAGCCGTCATTTTTCATTTCCAACTACTCGTGTCAAATATTTTGATGGGTTTGGAAGTTTGATTGATACTCAAAAGTTGCATACATTTATGCCAACTGATCGGGGAATGTATAGTTTTTTTTGGTTTTGGTATTGTAAGATGTCGATAGATGACTTGTTCTCCAAATTTAAGTTCATACGCGTCTTCTCTTTGTCTCATTGTCGTAACCTTACAGAGGTGCCTAAATCTATAGGAAATCTTAAACATCTCCGTTCATTAGATCTCTCTTCTACTGACATAGAAAAACTACCTGACTCCATAAGTTTACTCTACAAGTTGCAAATACTGAAGTTGAACTATTGTCCAAGATTGAAGGAGCTTCCCTCATATTTGCAACAACTGGACAATTTGCGATGCCTTGAATTTATGAAAACTGGAGTGAAAATTGTGCCAGCATATTTGGGAAAGCGGAAGAATCTCCAAGTATCCATGAGTTCGTTTTACGTTGAGAAAAATAAGGAATTCAGTATTCAGCAATTAGGAGAACTCAATCTCCATGGAAGTCTAACAATTCATGAGCTGCAGAATATAGAGAATCCCTCTTATGCATTAGAAGCAGATTTGAAGAACAAACCAGACCTTGTGGAGCTACAGTTAGAATGGAATATTATGGGCAGCTCCTCTGTTGATTCAACCAAAGTTGGGGATGTAATTGAGAATCTACGACCTTCAAACTACTTGAAGAAGTTAACAGTAAGGAAATATGTTGGTAAACAACTTCCAAATTGGTTACTCGATAATTCGTTACTGAATCTGGTGTCCTTAGCGTTGATGAAATGTACATGTTGCCAACATTTTCCTCCGCTTGGTCTTTTGCCATTTCTGAAGAAGCTGGAGATTTCAGGGTTTGATGAGATAGTGAGAATTGATGGTGATTTTCATGGGAACAACTCTTGTTCATTTAAATCGCTTGAAACATTGGAGTTCTCCAATATGAGTCAATGGGAAAAATGGGAGTGCCAAGCTCTTACAGGTGCTTTTCCATGTCTACGACAGCTTTCCATAAGAAATTGTCCGAAGCTGAAAGGACAGCTGCCAGATGTTCCTTTGGAAAGACTACAAATTGAAGACTGCCAACAACTTGAGGGTTGCGCTCCCAGGGCAATATATTTAAAACTACATGACTGTGGAAAGCTGCTGTTGGAGTTGGCTACAATGAGATGGCTTACAATTGGTTGGCACATCATGGAAGCATCATTTCGGGAAATTGTAGGGTCGTCCAACACTTTTGATCAGTTACGGATATATTCAATTGTGGAGTCAATAACTGATGACTGTGTCTCTCTGTGTATCTTTCCACTGGATTTCTTCCAAACACTCACGACCCTTCAACTAAATGGGATTTGTAATTTACAGATGATTTCACAGAGTCTCATCCATAATCATCTGAAGCATCTGGAAATCAGTAGGTGCCATAAATTAGAATCATTGCCTGCAAACATGCATATGCTGCTTCCATCTCTCAGGTATCTATCCATAGAAGACTGTCCAAGACTTGAGTCGTTCCCTGACAGAGGTTTGCCATCAAATCTAGAAGAGATGAAAATCAATAACTGCTCTAGACTTGTTGGCTCACCGAAAGGAGCTATCGTACACAGTTCTTCTCTTGAAAGGTTGAGCATTGAAGAAGTGGATGCAAAATGTTTTCCTGTTGAAGGTTTGCTTCCACTCTCTCTTACTTCTCTAACCATCTCTCATTGTACAAATCTAGAAAAACTGGATTACAAGGGTCTCCATCAACTCTCATCCCTTCAATCACTCAGACTTTTGGTCTGCCGCAACCTCCAACGCTTACCGAAGGAGGGTCttccaaaatcaatttcatatcTTGAAATATACAAGTGTCCTTTGCTCAAACAGCGTTGCGAAGAAGGAGGCCAAGACTGGGAAAAGATTGCTCACATTCAACGCCTAGATATATAG
- the LOC137823721 gene encoding putative disease resistance RPP13-like protein 1 isoform X2 — MAAEMVTGALLSTFIERTIDTLASRFVDIFRARKHKKKQLSDLKMKLLAIDAVAFDAEQKQFTDPRVRDWLLRAKDVVFDAEDLLEEIDYELSKSRQVEAESQSATNKVWNSLKSSFVTFFENEIESKMEQVIEDLEDLATQSEFLGLKKTSGVGVGSGSSSKLTYTSLPNESVIYGRDDDKEFVLNWLTSDTHSNLSILSVLGMGGLGKTSLAQHVFNDPRIEGSTDHSIQQEVVQRRLKEKLTGKKFLLVLDDNWNENQSKWEQVQKALRFGAQGSRILVTTRSEKVAVAMRSEEHHLKVLKEDYCRALFAKHAFQSGSPQPDPEFMEIGKKIVEKCNGLPLALKTMGSLLHNKSSFWEWENIMKSEIWDFSENESNVLPALRLSYHHLPSHLKKCFAFCAVFPKGYEFDKECLIQLWLAENFLESPLQKRSPKEVGEHYFNDLLSWSFFQESGKEGAKHFIMHDLLNDLAKFVCEDICIRLGVDEPKGIPKTSRHFSFPTTRVKYFDGFGSLIDTQKLHTFMPTDRGMYSFFWFWYCKMSIDDLFSKFKFIRVFSLSHCRNLTEVPKSIGNLKHLRSLDLSSTDIEKLPDSISLLYKLQILKLNYCPRLKELPSYLQQLDNLRCLEFMKTGVKIVPAYLGKRKNLQVSMSSFYVEKNKEFSIQQLGELNLHGSLTIHELQNIENPSYALEADLKNKPDLVELQLEWNIMGSSSVDSTKVGDVIENLRPSNYLKKLTVRKYVGKQLPNWLLDNSLLNLVSLALMKCTCCQHFPPLGLLPFLKKLEISGFDEIVRIDGDFHGNNSCSFKSLETLEFSNMSQWEKWECQALTGAFPCLRQLSIRNCPKLKGQLPDVPLERLQIEDCQQLEGCAPRAIYLKLHDCGKLLLELATMRWLTIGWHIMEASFREIVGSSNTFDQLRIYSIVESITDDCVSLCIFPLDFFQTLTTLQLNGICNLQMISQSLIHNHLKHLEISRCHKLESLPANMHMLLPSLRYLSIEDCPRLESFPDRGLPSNLEEMKINNCSRLVGSPKGAIVHSSSLERLSIEEVDAKCFPVEGLLPLSLTSLTISHCTNLEKLDYKGLHQLSSLQSLRLLVCRNLQRLPKEGLPKSISYLEIYKCPLLKQRCEEGGQDWEKIAHIQRLDI, encoded by the exons ATGGCAGCAGAAATGGTTACTGGTGCTCTTCTTTCTACTTTCATCGAGAGGACTATTGACACTTTGGCTTCCCGTTTTGTCGACATATTTCGTGCAAGAAAACACAAAAAGAAGCAACTCAGCGACTTGAAGATGAAACTCCTAGCCATTGATGCTGTGGCTTTTGATGCAGAGCAAAAGCAGTTCACAGATCCACGTGTGAGAGATTGGCTTCTCAGGGCCAAAGATGTTGTGTTTGATGCAGAAGATCTCTTGGAAGAAATTGATTATGAACTCTCCAAAAGCCGGCAAGTGGAAGCTGAGTCTCAGAGTGCTACTAACAAGGTGTGGAATTCCCTCAAATCTTCTTTTGTCACTTTCtttgaaaatgaaattgaatCCAAGATGGAACAAGTCATTGAGGACCTAGAAGATCTTGCAACCCAAAGCGAATTTCTAGGTTTGAAAAAGACTAGTGGTGTTGGGGTTGGATCAGGATCGAGTAGTAAATTAACATATACATCCTTGCCAAATGAAAGTGTTATTTATGGCAGAGATGATGACAAAGAATTTGTCCTTAACTGGCTCACATCTGACACTCACAGCAACCTTTCTATACTTTCTGTTCTGGGCATGGGTGGATTGGGTAAGACCTCACTTGCTCAACATGTATTCAATGACCCAAGGATTGAAG GTTCAACTGATCATAGTATACAGCAGGAAGTGGTTCAGAGAAgactgaaagaaaaattgacggGGAAGAAATTTCTTCTGGTTTTGGATGACAATTGGAACGAAAACCAATCTAAATGGGAACAAGTGCAGAAAGCTCTTCGTTTTGGGGCCCAAGGAAGTAGGATTCTTGTCACTACACGAAGTGAGAAGGTTGCTGTTGCCATGCGGTCAGAAGAACACCATTTGAAGGTATTAAAAGAAGATTATTGTCGGGCCCTGTTCGCAAAACATGCATTCCAAAGTGGTAGTCCTCAACCGGATCCAGAGTTCATGGAGATTGGTAAGAAGATAGTTGAAAAATGTAATGGGCTTCCTTTAGCCTTGAAAACAATGGGAAGTCTATTACACAATAAATCATCCTTTTGGGAATGGGAAAACATTATGAAAAGTGAGATATGGGATTTTTCAGAAAATGAAAGTAATGTTCTCCCTGCTTTAAGACTGAGTTATCACCACCTTCCTTCTCATCTGAAAAAATGCTTTGCTTTTTGTGCGGTGTTTCCCAAAGGTTATGAGTTTGACAAGGAGTGTTTAATTCAACTGTGGTTGGCTGAAAATTTTCTAGAAAGCCCTCTACAGAAAAGGAGTCCTAAAGAGGTTGGAGAACACTATTTCAATGATCTGTTATCTTGGTCCTTCTTTCAAGAATCCGGAAAAGAAGGGGCAAAGCATTTTATCATGCATGACCTTCTAAATGATTTGGCAAAATTCGTTTGTGAGGACATCTGCATCAGGTTAGGAGTTGATGAACCAAAAGGTATACCCAAGACTAGCCGTCATTTTTCATTTCCAACTACTCGTGTCAAATATTTTGATGGGTTTGGAAGTTTGATTGATACTCAAAAGTTGCATACATTTATGCCAACTGATCGGGGAATGTATAGTTTTTTTTGGTTTTGGTATTGTAAGATGTCGATAGATGACTTGTTCTCCAAATTTAAGTTCATACGCGTCTTCTCTTTGTCTCATTGTCGTAACCTTACAGAGGTGCCTAAATCTATAGGAAATCTTAAACATCTCCGTTCATTAGATCTCTCTTCTACTGACATAGAAAAACTACCTGACTCCATAAGTTTACTCTACAAGTTGCAAATACTGAAGTTGAACTATTGTCCAAGATTGAAGGAGCTTCCCTCATATTTGCAACAACTGGACAATTTGCGATGCCTTGAATTTATGAAAACTGGAGTGAAAATTGTGCCAGCATATTTGGGAAAGCGGAAGAATCTCCAAGTATCCATGAGTTCGTTTTACGTTGAGAAAAATAAGGAATTCAGTATTCAGCAATTAGGAGAACTCAATCTCCATGGAAGTCTAACAATTCATGAGCTGCAGAATATAGAGAATCCCTCTTATGCATTAGAAGCAGATTTGAAGAACAAACCAGACCTTGTGGAGCTACAGTTAGAATGGAATATTATGGGCAGCTCCTCTGTTGATTCAACCAAAGTTGGGGATGTAATTGAGAATCTACGACCTTCAAACTACTTGAAGAAGTTAACAGTAAGGAAATATGTTGGTAAACAACTTCCAAATTGGTTACTCGATAATTCGTTACTGAATCTGGTGTCCTTAGCGTTGATGAAATGTACATGTTGCCAACATTTTCCTCCGCTTGGTCTTTTGCCATTTCTGAAGAAGCTGGAGATTTCAGGGTTTGATGAGATAGTGAGAATTGATGGTGATTTTCATGGGAACAACTCTTGTTCATTTAAATCGCTTGAAACATTGGAGTTCTCCAATATGAGTCAATGGGAAAAATGGGAGTGCCAAGCTCTTACAGGTGCTTTTCCATGTCTACGACAGCTTTCCATAAGAAATTGTCCGAAGCTGAAAGGACAGCTGCCAGATGTTCCTTTGGAAAGACTACAAATTGAAGACTGCCAACAACTTGAGGGTTGCGCTCCCAGGGCAATATATTTAAAACTACATGACTGTGGAAAGCTGCTGTTGGAGTTGGCTACAATGAGATGGCTTACAATTGGTTGGCACATCATGGAAGCATCATTTCGGGAAATTGTAGGGTCGTCCAACACTTTTGATCAGTTACGGATATATTCAATTGTGGAGTCAATAACTGATGACTGTGTCTCTCTGTGTATCTTTCCACTGGATTTCTTCCAAACACTCACGACCCTTCAACTAAATGGGATTTGTAATTTACAGATGATTTCACAGAGTCTCATCCATAATCATCTGAAGCATCTGGAAATCAGTAGGTGCCATAAATTAGAATCATTGCCTGCAAACATGCATATGCTGCTTCCATCTCTCAGGTATCTATCCATAGAAGACTGTCCAAGACTTGAGTCGTTCCCTGACAGAGGTTTGCCATCAAATCTAGAAGAGATGAAAATCAATAACTGCTCTAGACTTGTTGGCTCACCGAAAGGAGCTATCGTACACAGTTCTTCTCTTGAAAGGTTGAGCATTGAAGAAGTGGATGCAAAATGTTTTCCTGTTGAAGGTTTGCTTCCACTCTCTCTTACTTCTCTAACCATCTCTCATTGTACAAATCTAGAAAAACTGGATTACAAGGGTCTCCATCAACTCTCATCCCTTCAATCACTCAGACTTTTGGTCTGCCGCAACCTCCAACGCTTACCGAAGGAGGGTCttccaaaatcaatttcatatcTTGAAATATACAAGTGTCCTTTGCTCAAACAGCGTTGCGAAGAAGGAGGCCAAGACTGGGAAAAGATTGCTCACATTCAACGCCTAGATATATAG